GACTATAACTTGTGGAAAATAACATGAGGAAAAAGCTATAATTATTTCTTGACAGAGTCAACCACCATGTGACCACAAGCAATTCAGCTGATACAGTTTGCTTATTTCTGTACTAATTTGCTGATCAGtcttttaacaaataaaaaaataaaaaggtgcaGGTGgtttccagaaggaaacaggTTAAAGTAGCACCACATTCAAGATGAATCATTTGATAGTTGATAGTGATACTAAGGATAAATTACTTCTCCTTGGTCACCTTTTCAAAAACAAGAGAATTCAGCAAGATCTGTTTAATTCTGGCCTGACTGTACTTCTGAGAAGAACCTAACCTAGAGTGCAGGGCCACATAGAGTGCAGAGATTTTGTAAATCCCACCTGAGTATTAGACCTAATTATCCATCAGTGCTAAAAGGAATTCAATAAAAAAATTTTCGAAAAAAGGCATACAAACAGACATATTCAGAGTGAACTGTTCTAGGTGATCATTTTATAATGTgctaaataatttctaaaacatGTCATACTGACATACTCAAACTTTGGTAAAATGCCAAAAACTTTCAGGATCAACCTTAACATTTGAATTATACCCTAAAGAAGTCAGTGGAGTAATGCAGAGATTAGCAGCTTTACAGCTTACTGAAAATCGAACGTCCCAGCAGAACACAGTTTAAATGTTTGTAATCATAAATCATCTATATAATGGCATTATGGGACCACATTTGGTAATTAAGGGTTAATTCAACAACAGTTTTCTTGTTCACTAGAACAGAGGCCCTTTAAAGttgttaggtttttttttcctccttgctaTTGTCTGTGTTAACTCAAATAAGAAGAAACAGTCCAGAGCCTTCAGTCCACAGCAGGACTTATATTAACAATGACTTCCCTGACTTGATTTATGTTGTGCGTGAGCCCTGAGAAATATACCTGCAGCTGTTTCCAAGAGCTTGGAGTCTCTCCACAACTTCTACCAGTAATCTTATGGGTTCACAGCATTGGTTCGTAAACACTAGCTGCTTCTTTTAAAGCTCACAGATGCAGGGCTGCGCCTGTAGGACAGGGTTGCTTTAGTGATAAAAGCCATCAGGCACTGACATGGACCCGAAGACGCCTTGTAGCAGAGAGCACAGCCACATGTTAGGGGAAATATGCCAAATTACTTTTTCTGCTAGTCATGATAGGTCTGTGAGGCGCCCTTTAACGAGACCCATGGAGAATGTCTCTTTCAGGGTAGTTGACCAGGACATTAAGACTTTGAAAACACGTCTAGTGTTTCAAGGCATTAACAATGAGCTACCTCAGCCTAAAAAACAGGCCACAGGGAGGTTCATGTGCTGACAGCTCAGCTAGTTCACCCAAGCCCTCCTATTCACTTCCAAGCAAGGTGACTGAGGTCCCCACTGCTGTGAACCACAACGGTTGCCTTGACTCGATACCCCGTGCACCATAGCTGGTTGAGGCTTAGATGCGTGCTACTTGAACAGCCCTAACCCTGCTCACAAAGCCCTTTAATAACACTCAGATAACCCTCAGAACAGCAGCTCTTCATTTGCCGGGAAGCTTACCCTGGAGTTTTCACAAGTTCCTGTGTCTTTGAATGAGTAAAGTCAAACTAGCGATGTCCTTGATATCTGGGTACAAGGCCATGACTCGGTTCACCTCAGCGCAGGAGAACATGGCGCACAGCTCCCTGTGGACGCTCGCCCGCTGGGCACAAGGAGGTCTTGCAGCAGGGGGCGGCCAGTAACTGCAGTAAGCAGCATCGGGGTAAGCGTAGGCTTTCTGGAAGAAGTCGAGCCCGCTGCTGGTgtccagcagcaggggctggctggggaagCAGCGGCGGGGTAGTGCCGGCTGCTCGCCGTACCCCTGCAGCGGCCCAGCTGGAGGCACGGTGGAGggtggcaggaggtgctgctgctgctgtgcttgtaGGGCTGGGCCGTGCTGAGGCGCGGTGGGGAGGCAGCGGCTCCTGGGCCCCTGTGGGCGCTCCTGGGGCCAGCAGCGCTCCGCGTGCCTCCAGGCGCAGTCcgaggggtggtggtggtggagcaGGAAGGGGCCGTGCCTGAGGCTacagcagccccgggggctgtCGGCCACCTCTCGGTCCCGGGGGGCGCGGGCTGGCCTGGCTCCACATAACACCTTGTCGCTGATGGAGAGCGCCGACATCTCCTCCACGAGGGCTCCGTCCCTCAGGGTGTCTGGCAGCCTCTGGTCCTGCTCCAGGGCAGGGTCAGGGCCGAGGGCCCAGGCGTCAGCCAGCCGTGGGCAGTAGCTGCCTGGGGACCAGGCCGTGTAGCAGGAGGGCCCCACAccgctgccagctccctgcagcgTTTCTGTGCCAGCGTCAGGAGGCACGGGATCTCGGCCAGTCCGGCATGGAGAGTGGTTGCATggctcctcctccttccccaggctTACGGATGCCTTTATTTTGGCTCTGAGCTCATCAGCGACCGACAGCTGAGCTTGATGTGGCCTCTCTGGGTGATAGAACTTGCATTTATTGCCATAGGTGCATTTTTTACctgaaagaatcaaaaaaatATAGTTCAACAGGAGACTGTTATCAGTGCCAGCATCAATTCGTGTACCCAGGACTTCTCCCCAGCACTGTGTGGCCACAAGGCTGGGGtgagctccagcagcacagaggggaaGTGCCACTTTCCCACATAACACTTTTGACCCCCAGATTTACATGTTGCTGACCGAAATAGCAGGGTGCAGCAGCGGAAGGAAGTTTCTGCGTAAAGACTTAACTCTATTTTGGTAGTGTCTGAAGTTCGTGTATGTTCTGGTTGCTGCACTCGAGGGGCTGGGAAACCTACTGCTACAGAGGGTGGCTTTGAAAAATGGTGCAGAGATCTACCTCCAAATTTCAGGAGAGCTGTTTCGCAGTGGGAGCACCACACACTTGAGCAGCCTCATCCCCATCTTCTACCACACTGAGGGTGAAGTAGGGAGTGCATGTGTCCCCCACAGTGAGGAAGCAAGGCCCTGGAGGGGCGTAAAGGAACCCACCATAGGGGCAAGGTTGCCACGTTGGTTCGGGAAGCGCTGGCTTTTTGCTGAGGAAATTATTAAGGGTGGGTCCGTGCCGGCCTAGGGGGTCATCAGGAGGCATAAACCTGAAAAGGAGAAGTCACAGGAATAACAGAAGTACCTTGAGTGCTGCCACAGCTTGCTGCGCAAGCTCAGGGCAGGACAGGCTTGTGATGCTTTCACGGCCTGGCCTCCAGGAGCTGCATTATCCCTCGTTTGCCAAGCCAACAGTGCCTCACCTTCACATTAGCTGCTCTTCTCATTTCCTAATAACTTCAAACAACTGGAAAGACACTGAGGCTTGGCACAGCCTTggcctggcagcagccccaggatgTCACAGTATCGCttcctttttcccctgaagcagcagcaaatgtCTCTGTAGTCTCTCCACCCATCAGCTCCCTTCCACAccaaattcacttttttttttttaacctttttttttttttaaaaggagaatgGGGTCTGAAGCCACTCCTTAATTCAGAGCTACAGTTCATTGTACACATCTGGTGCAATGAACAAGCCCAGCCTTTTCAAGGGTTCAGGAAAGGCTTCGTGCTACAAGGCCTGCAAAATGCTCAGATGAACTGTTTACTCATCTATGTCAGCACCTGAATGCAATGCTTCAGGGAGAAAACTAATTAATGTATCTCTGATCAGAATGAACCTTCACCCCACCACATTTCCCACTGCACAAAGCGGGTCGGAAGTAAGGGGGAGGCAAGGAGATTGTTTATCCACAGGATGGGACTGAAACCTCCACCTTCAGGCCactgttttatttaagaaactCCCAAAACTGTGTACAAAGATCTCGCTGTGCAAACCAAAGAGCACACAGCTCAGTCTTCATGAACAGAGCACAAGTGTGTCAACCAAGACTTTCTCCAGTGGGGATACTCAAGGGGCCAGAGATCAGTTTGTCCTCTCTCTTCTATTAGAAAGTTATGATTGTAAAATCACAGGAAGAAGTGCTTTCGTGCCCTGTAGGGGAATTAAAAACACTTAGCCAGCCTCCCCTCTCTGATTTAATTCAGTTACACTGCTATGAAATAGGACCGAACACATTCTAGGTGTTGGGTGAACATCCCAATTTGGACTGGCAAGCAGCAAAGCTGGTCACTAATACTGCCATTTAGAGAAGTTCACTGAGGAGTGACATGGGCTTTTACGACCAAAGCCGAGGAAGCAGGAACTGAAGAAATGAGATAAGAAAAGTTGCGGTAAATTCCTTTCTGAACAGGGTTCACATACACCAGTGCTAGCCAGAGGTGCAGTGATGTTTGAGCTGTCTTGGCCCATAATGTTTAAATTACAGATTGCTCAACAACAAACAGCGATGTTCCCTTACCTGTTACTGACAAACGAGTACATGAGCAGCCGCTGCTCGATAAACCACTTCCACTCAGGGTTTTCATTCTGGAGATCCCGATAATGGTCATTGGAGACAATGACTCCGTCTTTCTCATAAGCAACTTTCACGATGTAGCGATCATCGTAGCAAACCACCCTCTTGCCTTTCACCTTCCGAGATGGGGTATACACAAGGATCGATTGCTTCTCAAGCTCTTCGAGAATGTGCTGATCTGGTGGAGTGGTTGGCAGAAagagaagggggggaaaaattaattaaaaaataaataaatcaattaaTGGTGACCTGATATCGGTCATGCTAGAAACCTACAGGAATTTAGAAATGTTTCAGCACTTCAGGCAACTTAAAGTGGTGTGATTTTCAGGTGCAGTGGTACCTAGTGGTAGTTTGGCAGCTTacaaaattaagtattttataGAAGCACCTACTCATAAAATTTGAGGTGCCTTTTCTTGACTTCTATGTCTTCACCATTAAAAGATGGTGAACCCCTGTAGTTCCCTTTTTACCCCAGTAGATGCTAGAAAGCTCATAACCTGCCCTGGTATGAGTATCACTGGGAGATAAGATGTGCCTGataaaatcaataaattaatttctctgcCACGGAGGACACTGACTTCTTGCCATGCCTGCCTCGCAGGGAGATGGATTGCTAGCCTTCTCAGCTGTAGACATCAAGCTGCAGGCACACATCTTGCCAATCTATTTCCATACAGTCTATATCTCCACCGCAGACCTCAGCCGACGCACTTTCTTCTCCTGGGAGAGGAACCCGTGCAGCCCCTCTATCAGGGTAACAGGCTAGCTGATAGACTGAGAGCAGTTGTGCAATACTGAACGCTTTGGACATTGACACTTCTGGATAACGCGTGAAACATATCTACTCAGAAACGATCTCGCTGTTTACTGGCTGGCGTACAAGTTCTGCAGTCCTGTTGTGAGCTAACTAATTCATTATTCTTTAACTCAGCTGGCAGAAACTGGTGCTTTCGAAGCAGAAGGCTTCTAAGCACTGTAATAAAGCCCAGTTTGCAGTTTTACTTGCTAGCCAAGAGCATGTGGCAATAAATTAGTGACTCATTTAAGTGATGGAGACCTTAGACACTGTTTGCACTGTGTGTTTACGGGGCAAAACCATGCTGGATTCTTCACACCTCTCCCTCCAAACTGCACCTAGTGGTTGCCAAATTATGCCCGGGATGGTGGCCTACCTGCAATGGGACTGTCTTGTCGAGGGGGCTCCTTTCTCCAGAGCGGGACAAAAACCTTGATGTAGGTGTGCCCCCTCTCTCGGAACCAGTCCACCGCCAGACGGATCCCCCAGCAGGAAAAGACCTCTTTGTTTCCatggctttaaaagaaaaagaaataggaggAGGATGGTGAGGCAAAGTTTTCAGGAAGCATACAGAGGTCTCTAACTGAATCAGTAACGAAAAGGCAAGACATACAGCTTTTGTGTCATTCAtccatttccaagaaaataacCCTCCAGTCCTGAGCAGGCTATCCTCGTTGGACAGATCCAAATACCTCCTGCAGCAGAACTGCTTGTTATCTGACGAAGTTTGGATGCTTTAAGACAGAGATATTCTGTCCCAGATTTCTGTGACCTGCCTGCTAATCAAGTCTGTTGCTTTCATCTGTATCTAGATGGACTTGGCTCCTAAAGTACCAGCAAGACCTTAGGTTGTGTCAGACCCTTCACATGCCTTCTCTGATGATGGTTTGAGGATGGAGTTTCTTCCAGCACGTGCAGAAACGCATGAGACTCTCTTGTATGAAACAAAATGTGGGGATTTCCTTCTGTGGTAACAGTGACATACAGACTTTTATGTGGCTAAAGTGTGATTGCAGGTCATTCTGCTGCTGGCCTCTTCTGGAAACAGGAgtcaaaatacagagaaagaaaaactgcaagagAGAGGATCAGAAATATTGGGAATCTTACCCAGGACACCCAAAAAGGGACAAGCCCTCAGATGGGATGGCCAAGGATGCCTCTGGCCCATCTTTATCATGCCCAAGTTGGTAGATTTTGTCTTCATTGCACAGAGGGCTAGGAAACCCCCAGGATGTGCACTGTAGCAGATGCAGGCAAAGTGGGTTCTGGACAGTTATCAGTGTTCAGAACAAGACACAGAAAGTGTGCCCAAGGAAAATAGATAGGGGTGATATCCTTCCTAAGTCTCTTTCCCCTGTGGGAAGTTCGTACTACCTGTCTGTTATCTAAAATTTGACTATAGTGCAGTGCACATGTAAAGGAAGGCAATTTGTTGACTGTTTCTgcacaaggaaacaaaaatgaactcTTCACAAAGGTACTGAAATGGATAAACACCCCAGCAGTATCTACAGAAACCTCATCCTTGTACTTTGAGCTTTCTGGATAATATCACCACAATCTCACTCCTGCTTTCCCCTCTGTGAAACGTGGACGTAAATGACTCTCACACTCAGTTACTACACCTACCTGCAGTGATTGACCAGCTGAGGAAGATGCCACAGTCCTAAAAGCCTTTTTCCCCCACTGGCCCCCAGTAATTCAAGTCCAGATTCTGCTTATATCAACCTTACAGCCAAAGCGGCACTCTACACCTAATGAAAGTTATATTGCTGAAATAGTGACCACAAATGAAAAATGGTACAATTGGGAGGATAAGATCTGATTATCTATTAATAGAAACCCAGGAAATAGGAAGTCttatgaagcaaaagaaaaaaaaaaaagcctatatTAAATGAGCTGTAGTGCTCAACACATCTAATCTCTATTCTGAAACAacagttttgtttggttttcatgGTTAGGGTCTACCAAGAACAGACTGAAAGTCAACTTGGACAGGTGAATTGGAAGTTCAGGTGACTTTTTCAAATTACTGCCTTGAAGCATCAAGATCCAGCACTGATTACCTCTGAAGACCAAGTACAGCCTAAGGAAGGGAACTTAAGAGCCTAATGCAGGACTCAGCTGGCCCAGGAGAAAGCCTTTGTACATATCGCAGCTTAAAAACCAGACTTTAGTGCAAGCATGGGGTAGGTAGCCCCTTGAGTGTGCAGTGAACGGGGTTACACTGGTTCCCCTTTCATACCAACCCAACTCAATTCATTTTCCCCCACCAGCCTAGCTAAACCACCCCGTGCACCTCCCATGGAGCAGCGGGCAGGTGCCTAAGTCTCTAAGAGCACCCGATGGAAATACAAAGCGTACTGAAGTGTCTGACCCCTGAGACTGGCTGAAGGCAAGGTTATTTTCCATTCAGTCTGTATGGATAGGCTGCCTGGTGACTGTCAGATCATCCAATTGCTTTATTACATTGGGGCACGTTAATCTTTTTGAAAACCTTGCACCCCGCAATGGGCCCTTGGAGCCAACTCTGAAGTGCTCCAGAAACAGCAGTCCCAAGACGGGAATAAAAATGCTCGGGATGTTTTTCTCCACAGAGGCAAGTCCCTCTCCAAGCCTCAACATTTTAATAGCTCCatccctgagctgctgcttctcctgcgCTTTTTGGTGATGGTGTTGGCGATGATGTTTTTCCAGCCAGGAAACCTAACATCCCCTTTCCTGACTATGCTGCAAACAGCCCTTCTCCTTCTGACAGCAGCAGACCAGAAAAATTGAAACGGGCCTACCAAAAGCACTCACCAAGCCCAGCCCATTATCCAAAGGCAAATGTCATCCAGCTCCACTTTGGAAAGACATCCAGGACAGGAAAGCAGCTCCCTCCAGGCTGCATCAGTTCAGTATGAGCTGACAAGCTCAGGAGTCTTCTCCATTCTGCCAAGTAGTCTTTGTCAAGGCAGAGCCTGGGGATGTCTGAGAGGAGCTGGAAAACCTTTGCCTTTCTGAAACTGGAAACTACTGCACATTCCTCTAATTCCTTTTaggtgaaagaaaaggaatccACGGCAAAACACCAGCGTTCAAGAATCTAGGCAGGCAAACATCTCTCTGCCTTGCATCTTGGAAACTATCCTTAAAAAGATTTAAGTTTCACATGCTGGAAGCACGGGTGGCTTTTGGAAAACCATTTTAGTGGGCATGCGGTCAACATGGcaaggctgcagctgctgccgcATTACAGACAGCGCTGTTCTCCGCTCTGTCCCCCTCTGCCTGCTCTAAAAACCCCAGGAAGTCAGCAAGGACACGGCTGTGCTGGCAGAACCGAGCCAGCCACAGGTATCACTGCCTCTAAAATGACAAAAGAGTGAATGCTCCGGTGAGCTGCTCCGTCAAAGCTGGTGCTCATTTATTTCGCACAGAAACAGGACACCCTAAGGTGGGTCTAGGGTGAAAATGCAAACAGGCAGGAGACCCTAGGACAGCTGTTGTGTATTTCTCACTACTTGTGAGCTTCCCTGAGGATCCCCTTGCTTTCGGGAGGGATTTCTCCCTTCATCCAGAAGATGGCACAACTTCCTTAGCCTCCAGAATCACCTGCTCTGGATGCGTCCCTTTTGCCCTCTAACCAGAGGGGATGTGGTCTCATCTCACCTCACACCGAGATGACCAAAGCAGGAAGccctcctctgctctgttcCAAAGTGCATGGACGGGCTTggccctgcagagaggaaagggaggCCGATAGAAGGACTGGTGGGTAGCCAGGGCATCGGCGCTCTGCTGGGGCCTCTGTCAGCTCACACTGCTCAGAGGAATGAACTGAGGCCAACCCGCTGCTGCCTCTGGACTTCCCAGCCACATGGAAATGCCAGCCTCTGCATCACTAAGAGTGCTTCTACGGCGTCAGGAGGCTACCTAGGAAATATAACTGGCCGGGATGGGTTGCTTTCACATTTCCCAGAAACAGAATGaattaaggaagaaataagACTATTTAATACAAAAGTCAATTATCATTTTCCTGATATTTCTATAAAATGTggtcaaacaacaaaaaaaaaaaatgcaagccaGGAACCTTGTTGGGATTTAGTTGCAAGTGAAAACAATACAACTGTGATTTTGTTAGGGACCACAGCCACCTGTCTTCAATTTTCCCTCTACTTCCTAAGTAAGTGGGGCTGTTCTGTCCACCTAAAAATCCTAGGTACCCATCTGAAAAGGCAGAGCAACATCAGTGGTGAGCTAAAAGGGAAAGAGCTGCTGAATCACACTGACATTACCTTATAAAAGGtcaaaatgcagagaaagctAGTGACTGCATTAGGTGTATGTATTTGTGGGCTTAGAGACAGAAGGTCCCTGTAAGCTGTGCCTCAGCCAAAGAAGAGGAATACGCAGTGCTTCATATATTATACATCAAATACTTCAACGCACCTCTCACCTGGAAAAAGCACGCTTCAAGCCACCAGCTTTACAATTCAAAAGCCACCAAGGAAGGGAGATCCCTTTTGGGAAGCACAGCTTACCTCATTGCGACATTGCTGCCGTCGATCACAATGGGTCTCAAGTGACTGGAGGAATCACTTTCGTCTCCCCCAAGCCACTGTGGCACTGGAGAAGTGCTACAGGACCCCCGGGCAACGAGCTTTGGCAGGGAGGGCTGAGCCTGGCTCTCCAGAGCCTGGGGTTTGCTCCCCATCCGAATCAGTTCTTTCAGCACGTCGTCCTCCAGGGCCTCTTGGCCCAGGTTCTCCAGCACTTTGCAGATGTCCTGCTTACTGTAGCCCAGCTTGCAGAAAAAGTCCAGCTTGCTGTGATGCACTTCCATGCCTGCTGCAGAAACTCTCCCGGAGCGTGGCGGCGCTGGCTTGCTAGAAGCGGCCAGCGCCATCCCAGCGGGCATCGATGCTCCTCTCGGACGCAGCGCTGCCGTCCTCCCAGCCTCGTCCAGCAGGCATCAGCTTCAGGCAGGGGAAAGATGAGAAATAACAAAGCACAAGTGTTAAGGAAGAACGTACAAGCTCAGCAAGTTGTCTAGCACGCAGCAGAGGCTATCTGCTCAGCTGTCTTCTCTCTGAAGAAACCCTCCCAGCCTTCTCTCAACATTAAAGCATTTTGCTGTCCCGCTCCTATTTATACGGCAGCGGCGTGTTCCACACAACGTTTGTCGGTCCCCGGGCATTATGTCAGACAGGTGTCATCCTACTTCATGAGCTCTGCAAGCCTGCCGTACGCAGTCACGCTGCATGCGTGAAGTTTGTTCTTCAGACTTATCTGACAGGATATGATATAAAACGCAGTGTAACCGGGGATTTTCAATTTGCTCAGTGTGGTTAACGAGCCGCAGATAAAAATCTAACAAATGTTGTTGGATGATCTCAGATGCCATAGCAACTTAACATGCCCAGCAAACCTCACCAAGTGATTTAAGGAAACACATTATTTGCAAAGTAACCAGGAACTCTGAACTTCTCTATAGGGCAGTGTTTCCTAgtatgtgtctgtgtgcatgcacaggCAACCCTTCTGAAATCCTATCACTCATCCATTCCAGTGATGCCTGAgttaatattttcctgttgttttctatttcagtgAGGGTATTCACATTCGGAGAAGCAGCTTGTTTTTTGAAAGCTGTCATCAGCAGTGGTTGGAAGCAATCTGAAAAGTGGTTTCAATTTCACTTAGATTTATTGTCGAGAGAAGCAGCTACTTCAGAAATGAGTGTGCCGATGCAGCAGAAAGCTACCTCGAGCTTCTCCAGAACTTCACTATTTACATTTCTGCTCTGCCCCGTAAACGAAAGCGATGGGCAGCATAAGCAGCCATGCCCAGAAAGACTTCAACTTAGCGAGCAAAACAAGACAAGGACACACATGGGGACTACTCATCCACCAGGCCAAACGCTCTCAGCTACGTTTGGCGTGCTTGCACTGACGCTTCCCTCACCCCACCTCTGCGGCTATTGGCGCTACCAGAATCACAGCCATGGCCGGCTCCCCCATCCATGTGTAGGACACAAGTGTGGccgccttcccttccctgcagctctcTCAGCACCGTCACTGATGGGAGAACAAGTGCAGGCTGCAGAGTGCACGgggaagaaaatgcagcaaaCTCTGGAGCTGTGAGAGCGAGGCGTTCAGCCCTGGGAAGGACGCGGCTCCGGGGCCACTGCGGTCCATCAGCAGTTTGCTCTGTGATGGTACAAGCCAAGGTTAACAGCCTCGTCGTGGCCAGCAAATGGCCCAGAATTATCCGACCAAACAAGTACCCTCCTGGCCAGACGCAGCACCCCCATCCGCTCCCCTTCCCAGCCCGATCTGCGCTCGCCTGgccgctcctcctgccccctcgGGGAGCTCAGAAGCTGAAATCCTCTCGAGGAGGAGATGGAGCCACCAGGAAGGAGCCGATGGGAGGGGACCGTGACCGCAGCTCCTCCCCAAGGCATTGAAAGCCCTTCCCAGGGTGGTGGAAGAGAAATCTGCACTGGGCTCAGTTAATTTAAAACCAATTAGTATTTGTTCAGCCAGAAACAGGAAAACCCGATAATTAGTCAGTAACCATACCTCGTACAACTTTGACCTTTACTTCCCTACATAGCATTTTAACTGTCAGgtatttttctgcagaagaaatctTGAGCTATTAAAGTGATGAGCAGcatcagcaaaacagaaaataccttGATTATGTCACATACATAAGGGGAAAGCAGTTACCACGTGTACTTTTCCATCTAAACAATAGGAAGTGATGTTTATTTTAGCTGGTGGACTTGACAGGCTTTCCCTACAGTACACTTCAGAAATGTGGCACACTTTACCTCTAATCCTTGTTTTCAATTCCTGGTCtgacaatgaaaatgaatttccctgctttttcagTACTGAAATGATTTCTCAGCCTTGAAATAACTGCTCACTgagctgaaatacagaaatataactGCATACCTGAAAATAGCTCAAGCGGTCACGGCTGGGTTGGCAGTGCAGCAAACCCTGCTTTCAGGTGCGCAGCCAGGGGCTCTGAACACTCTGTCAAGTTGACACGTGCTACTTCGTTTGTTTTGATGTCTGGATTATCTGAATAATTTATcataaatgaaaaactgaaattgttGTCTGTCCTCAGGTCAAAAAGAACACATTCAAGGCATATTTTAATAGCCATCACTGTTATTTTCTAAAGCTGCGTTTCCGTGCATCCTGACGGGTACGGTTTGCACCAGCGCAACATCCCACGTTAGCATCACGTTGTGTTCTGCGTGTCGGTCCTGGACTCCATCAGAAAGGAGGCACGACCTCCCCGGGCAggtctgcagctgcagcgggcGCAGTGACCACGGCTGTCCCACGCACGCACCGCAccgcgcagcccccgcgccGCGCGCGAGCCTTCGCTGAAGGAAGGCTGCTCACCAGCACGGCGTTCCTGGCCGGACCGGGTTTTCTGCAAAGTTAACCACCGCATTTCTGCTACTGCCTGGCCAGATACTAAACGTGAGTAATAGCGTGACTGCAGGGTTTTCACCACAGAATCAGCACGCTTGAAACCCTGAGATGAAAGCCAGAAAGGGAGAACTGACAGATAATAAAATCACTAGCTTACACTTCGGTAAGCGATCGGGAGTGTGCCCAAGTCCAAGAGGTCAGCTGGCTGCTACAACCAGTGCAAAAAGATACGATGAGAAGAAACCCTGCACCACAGAGCCCAGCTTTTCCTATCACACACAAACAGGTTGTAAAATCCGATTTATGAACTTTCCGACCTTCACTTTCAAACTGCTTAGATTTCCTCCCgccaccttccccagccctcagcAGACCCTGTTGGGAAGCTGTTCGTGTTTTTCCCTCCGCTAATAACCTCTTCTCACTTCCAGGCTAAATTTACCCAGAGGCGCTCCTCTCTTGCTGTGGGGTTGTGCCCCGCTCACAGGCACACACACGCGGGCCGggctgcctcctcttcc
This genomic stretch from Anser cygnoides isolate HZ-2024a breed goose chromosome 3, Taihu_goose_T2T_genome, whole genome shotgun sequence harbors:
- the ZC3H12D gene encoding probable ribonuclease ZC3H12D, with product MPAGMALAASSKPAPPRSGRVSAAGMEVHHSKLDFFCKLGYSKQDICKVLENLGQEALEDDVLKELIRMGSKPQALESQAQPSLPKLVARGSCSTSPVPQWLGGDESDSSSHLRPIVIDGSNVAMSHGNKEVFSCWGIRLAVDWFRERGHTYIKVFVPLWRKEPPRQDSPIADQHILEELEKQSILVYTPSRKVKGKRVVCYDDRYIVKVAYEKDGVIVSNDHYRDLQNENPEWKWFIEQRLLMYSFVSNRFMPPDDPLGRHGPTLNNFLSKKPALPEPTWQPCPYGKKCTYGNKCKFYHPERPHQAQLSVADELRAKIKASVSLGKEEEPCNHSPCRTGRDPVPPDAGTETLQGAGSGVGPSCYTAWSPGSYCPRLADAWALGPDPALEQDQRLPDTLRDGALVEEMSALSISDKVLCGARPARAPRDREVADSPRGCCSLRHGPFLLHHHHPSDCAWRHAERCWPQERPQGPRSRCLPTAPQHGPALQAQQQQHLLPPSTVPPAGPLQGYGEQPALPRRCFPSQPLLLDTSSGLDFFQKAYAYPDAAYCSYWPPPAARPPCAQRASVHRELCAMFSCAEVNRVMALYPDIKDIASLTLLIQRHRNL